Proteins found in one Phocoena sinus isolate mPhoSin1 chromosome 19, mPhoSin1.pri, whole genome shotgun sequence genomic segment:
- the ZNF584 gene encoding zinc finger protein 584 isoform X2, whose protein sequence is MLENFALIGSLGFLCRLRDEEAPPEQVKSHRVLSENPFLCRVSGKDIPATLGFLQPQATHREGTPRRSTERKAFPPSSTRQQRQGAHATQKPFKCSDCGQAFLKAFALLDHLITHAKERPFRCPAGGNAPMESSTLVHHRKTHTGETSHVCSECGKAFSYPSKLRKHQKVHTGIKPFKCGECGKTFNRKDALVLHQRIHTGERPYQCSECGKSFSVLSTLIRHRKVHIGERPYECRECGKFFKYNHSFILHQRVHTGERPYECSECGKTYVTRSGLYQHWKVHTGERPYECSLCGKTFTTRSYRNRHQQFHTEERAYECTECGKAFKHSSTLLQHKKVHTGERP, encoded by the exons ATGCTGGAGAACTTTGCACTCATTGGCTCACTGG GTTTTCTGTGTAGACTGCGGGATGAGGAAGCCCCTCCCGAGCAGGTGAAGAGCCACAGAGTCCTGTCAGAGAACCCCTTTCTGTGCAGGGTGTCTGGGAAGGACATCCCTGCCACCTTAGgcttcctccagccccaggccacCCACAGAGAGGGGACACCACGCAGAAGCACCGAGCGCAAGGCCTTTCCACCCAGCTCCACTCGCCAGCAACGGCAGGGAGCCCACGCCACACAGAAGCCCTTCAAGTGCAGCGACTGCGGGCAAGCCTTCCTGAAGGCCTTCGCGCTCCTTGACCACCTGATCACTCACGCCAAAGAGAGACCCTTCAGGTGCCCAGCAGGTGGAAATGCCCCCATGGAGAGCTCAACCCTGGTTCATCACCGAAAAACTCACACTGGAGAAACATCCCATGTGTGTAGTgagtgtgggaaggccttcagtTACCCATCTAAACTGAGGAAGCACCAGAAGGTTCATACTGGCATAAAACCTTTCAAGTGTGGTGAGTGCGGGAAAACCTTCAACCGCAAAGATGCACTTGTTCTGcaccagagaattcacactggagagaggCCTTACCAGTGCAGCGAGTGTGGGAAGTCCTTCAGCGTTCTGTCTACCCTCATTCGGCACCGGAAAGTTCACATTGGAGAAAGGCCCTATGAGTGCAGGGAATGTGGGAAATTCTTCAAATACAACCATAGCTTCATTCTTCAccagagagttcacactggagagaggccctatgagtgcagtgaatgtgggaaaactTACGTGACCCGCTCTGGGCTGTATCAGCACTGGAAAGTCCACACTGGAGAACGTCCCTACGAGTGCAGCCTGTGTGGGAAAACCTTCACTACCAGGTCCTACCGAAATCGGCACCAGCAGTTCCACACTGAAGAGAGGGCTTATGAATGTacagaatgtgggaaagcctttaaaCATAGTTCTACCCTCCTTCAGCACAAGAAAgtccacactggagaaaggccatAG
- the ZNF584 gene encoding zinc finger protein 584 isoform X1 — MADEAQAPVTFEDVAVYFSREEWGILNLTQRSLYRDVMLENFALIGSLGFLCRLRDEEAPPEQVKSHRVLSENPFLCRVSGKDIPATLGFLQPQATHREGTPRRSTERKAFPPSSTRQQRQGAHATQKPFKCSDCGQAFLKAFALLDHLITHAKERPFRCPAGGNAPMESSTLVHHRKTHTGETSHVCSECGKAFSYPSKLRKHQKVHTGIKPFKCGECGKTFNRKDALVLHQRIHTGERPYQCSECGKSFSVLSTLIRHRKVHIGERPYECRECGKFFKYNHSFILHQRVHTGERPYECSECGKTYVTRSGLYQHWKVHTGERPYECSLCGKTFTTRSYRNRHQQFHTEERAYECTECGKAFKHSSTLLQHKKVHTGERP, encoded by the exons ATGGCAGATGAGGCTCAG GCCCCTGTGACCTTTGAGGATGTGGCTGTGTATTTCTCCCGAGAGGAGTGGGGGATCCTTAATTTGACCCAGAGGAGCCTGTACCGTGATGTTATGCTGGAGAACTTTGCACTCATTGGCTCACTGG GTTTTCTGTGTAGACTGCGGGATGAGGAAGCCCCTCCCGAGCAGGTGAAGAGCCACAGAGTCCTGTCAGAGAACCCCTTTCTGTGCAGGGTGTCTGGGAAGGACATCCCTGCCACCTTAGgcttcctccagccccaggccacCCACAGAGAGGGGACACCACGCAGAAGCACCGAGCGCAAGGCCTTTCCACCCAGCTCCACTCGCCAGCAACGGCAGGGAGCCCACGCCACACAGAAGCCCTTCAAGTGCAGCGACTGCGGGCAAGCCTTCCTGAAGGCCTTCGCGCTCCTTGACCACCTGATCACTCACGCCAAAGAGAGACCCTTCAGGTGCCCAGCAGGTGGAAATGCCCCCATGGAGAGCTCAACCCTGGTTCATCACCGAAAAACTCACACTGGAGAAACATCCCATGTGTGTAGTgagtgtgggaaggccttcagtTACCCATCTAAACTGAGGAAGCACCAGAAGGTTCATACTGGCATAAAACCTTTCAAGTGTGGTGAGTGCGGGAAAACCTTCAACCGCAAAGATGCACTTGTTCTGcaccagagaattcacactggagagaggCCTTACCAGTGCAGCGAGTGTGGGAAGTCCTTCAGCGTTCTGTCTACCCTCATTCGGCACCGGAAAGTTCACATTGGAGAAAGGCCCTATGAGTGCAGGGAATGTGGGAAATTCTTCAAATACAACCATAGCTTCATTCTTCAccagagagttcacactggagagaggccctatgagtgcagtgaatgtgggaaaactTACGTGACCCGCTCTGGGCTGTATCAGCACTGGAAAGTCCACACTGGAGAACGTCCCTACGAGTGCAGCCTGTGTGGGAAAACCTTCACTACCAGGTCCTACCGAAATCGGCACCAGCAGTTCCACACTGAAGAGAGGGCTTATGAATGTacagaatgtgggaaagcctttaaaCATAGTTCTACCCTCCTTCAGCACAAGAAAgtccacactggagaaaggccatAG
- the LOC116744806 gene encoding zinc finger protein 132-like has product MDPAQGLVTFEDVAVHFSKEEWGLLDAAQRQLYHSVMLENLELMTSLGCWHGVEDEEVCSKQDASVDVVSQVRIFSAQPSTQKADSCDMCDPFLKDILHLDVHQGTHAEETPYTCVACGREFWFGADLHQHQKECSGEKPFKWNKDRDLFVQSSIVCLSEKPFTCGLGGKDVSDSHDLLQHPNTDGSGKPHSSTKCREALPHPSSLGQLPEVHASQKPFKCSDCGKAFQKSSVLLNHLRTHSEEIPFRCLRVENSLEEKLTLVNDQKFHTGETSHICKECGKAFSHPSKLRKHQKFHTGVKYYECSDCGKTFSHKLTLVHHQRIHTGERPYECSECGKAFNNRSHLTRHEKVHTGERPFECSKCGRAFSQSSNFLRHQKVHTQVRPYECNQCSKAFSRSSALIQHWRVHTGERPYECSECGRAFNNNSNLAQHQKVHTGERPFECTECGRDFNQSSHLLRHQKVHTGERPFGCSECGKAFSNSSTLIQHQKVHTGQRPYECSECRKAFSRNSSLIQHWRIHTGERPYECNECGKAFAHSSSLIEHWRVHTRERPYECSECGKFFSQNSILIKHQKVHTGERPYECTECGKFFSRKSSLIYHWRVHTGERPYECSECGRAFSNNSHLVRHQRVHTQERPYECSQCGKAFSERSTLVRHQIVHTREKTYECGHCGKIFSRLCNLAQHKRIHT; this is encoded by the exons ATGGACCCGGCGCAG GGTCTGGTGACCTTTGAGGATGTGGCCGTGCACTTTTCCAAGGAGGAGTGGGGGCTCCTTGATGCAGCCCAAAGGCAACTGTACCACAGTGTGATGCTGGAGAACTTGGAGCTCATGACCTCACTTG GTTGTTGGCATGGAGTGGAAGATGAGGAGGTATGTTCCAAGCAGGATGCTTCTGTAGATGTGGTGTCACAGGTCAGGATTTTCAGTGCACAGCCTTCCACCCAGAAGGCTGACAGTTGTGACATGTGTGACCCATTCTTGAAAGACATTTTGCACCTGGATGTACATCAAGGAACACATGCTGAGGAGACTCCCTACACATGTGTAGCATGTGGCAGAGAGTTTTGGTTTGGTGCAGACCTTCACCAGCATCAGAAGGAGTGCAGTGGAGAAAAGCCCTTCAAATGGAACAAGGACAGGGACTTGTTTGTGCAGAGCTCAATAGTCTGTCTATCAGAGAAGCCCTTTACATGTGGATTAGGTGGTAAGGATGTCTCAGACAGCCATGACCTCCTCCAGCACCCAAACACAGATGGCAGTGGGAAGCCACACAGCAGCACAAAGTGCAGGGAGGCCTTACCACACCCTTCCAGTCTTGGGCAGCTCCCAGAAGTCCATGCCTCACAGAAGCCCTTCAAGTGCAGTGACTGTGGAAAAGCCTTCCAGAAGAGTTCTGTCCTCCTCAACCACCTGAGAACTCACTCTGAAGAGATACCATTTAGATGTCTAAGAGTTGAAAATTCCTTAGAGGAGAAATTAACTCTTGTTAATGACCAAAAGTTTCACACTGGAGAAACATCTCACATATGTAAGGAGTGTGGCAAGGCCTTTAGTCATCCGTCTAAGCTGAGGAAGCACCAGAAATTTCATACTGGAGTAAAATACTATGAGTGCAGTGACTGTGGGAAAACTTTCAGCCACAAACTCACACTTGTTCATCACCAGAGAATCCAcacaggagaaaggccttatgaatgcagtgaatgtgggaaagccttcaatAACAGGTCACACCTCACTCGGCATGAGaaagttcacactggagaaagaccTTTTGAGTGCAGCAAATGTGGCAGAGCCTTCAGCCAAAGCTCCAATTTCCTTCGGCACCAGAAAGTCCACACCCAAGTAAGACCTTATGAGTGCAATCAGTGTAGCAAAGCCTTCAGCCGCAGCTCTGCTCTCATTCAGCACTGGAgggttcacactggagaaaggccttatgagtgcagtgagtGTGGGAGAGCTTTTAACAATAACTCCAACCTTGCTCAGCATCAGAAGGTCCACACTGGAGAACGGCCTTTTGAATGCACTGAATGTGGAAGAGACTTCAACCAAAGCTCTCACCTCCTTCGACATCAGAAAGTTCACACTGGAGAACGGCCTTTTggatgcagtgaatgtgggaaagccttcagcaATAGCTCCACCCTCATTCAGCACCAGAAAGTACATACTGGtcaaaggccttatgagtgcagtgaatgtaGAAAAGCCTTCAGTCGCAACTCCAGCCTGATTCAGCACTggagaattcacactggagaaaggccttacgAATGCAacgaatgtgggaaagcctttgcTCACAGTTCCAGTCTCATTGAGCACTGGAGAGTTCACACAAgggaaaggccttatgagtgtaGTGAATGTGGAAAATTCTTTAGCCAAAACTCCATTCTTATTAAACATCAGaaagttcacactggagaaaggccttatgagtgcactGAATGTGGGAAGTTCTTTAGCCGCAAGTCCAGCCTCATTTATCACTGGAGAGTTCACACTGGGGAAAGGCCttatgaatgcagtgaatgtgggagaGCCTTCAGCAATAACTCTCACCTGGTTCGTCACCAGAGAGTTCACACACAAGAAAGGCCCTATGAATGCAGccaatgtgggaaagcctttagtgAAAGATCCACACTTGTTCGACACCAGATAGTTCATACCAGAGAAAAGACTTATGAGTGTGGCCACTGTGGGAAGATCTTCAGCCGCCTCTGCAACCTTGCTCAGCATAAGAGGATTCATACCTGA